tacaaactaccttgactaacctctacccctgcacattgactcggcaccggtgccccctgtatatagactcgttATGTAATTTTGTTTCttacatttttttactttagtttatttagtaaatattttcttaactctatttcttggactgcattgttggttaagggcttgtaagtaagcatttcacgctaaggtctacacctgttgtattcgacgcatgtgacaaataaaatttgatttgaaaatgtgatttgatatagCAGTTTAGTACTGGTTCATGGTATGCCCAACTGACTTGAATGGTCTtctcttaatctctctctctctctctctctctctctctctctctctctctctctctctctctctctacttctctctctctacttctctctctctacttctctctctctacttctctctctctacttctctctctctacttctctctctctctctctctctacttctctctctctctctctctctctctacttctctctctctctctacttctctctctccctccctctctcaggtcCAGGTCTGGTTCAGAGATGTGTGGTGGTACAGAAAGACCAGCTGGGGTTTGGCTTCACCGTGTGTGGCGAGAGGATCAAGCTGGTGCAGAATGTCCGACCAGGTCAGACACACATCCACACAGTAACTGACTTAATTTCTACACGTCTTATATGATGGTTCTGGAATGTTTCTCACCTGTCTCTTCATGCAGGTGGTGCAGCGGTCAAGGCAGGGGTCCACGAGGGAGACAGAATCATAAAGGTTACTCCTCATTTCAAACTTGAACTAAAAACCATCTCTGTCTAGGTCATCAGAGACTCAATACAAtctctctttcttactctctctctccttctctctctttttctcaggtGAACGGCTCGCTGGTGTCGTCCATGTCTCACCAGGAGGTGGTGAAGCTCATCAAGTGTGAGTGTCACTGGTTTCTGTAACGATGATGGTTAAGGTTATGATGACTTTAGGTCTATGCTGTCAGTATGCTGTCGTTGCCAACAGCTGTTTATTaaattctctttctctttttttcctttctctctttttttcctttctctttttttcctttttctttctttcttttctttctttctcctttccttcttctttctctctttctttctttctctctctctctttttatttttctttctttccagCTGGGCCTTATGTTGCCCTGACACTTCAAGGACCGCCCCCTTCAGCAGCCGCCCTCGTCCTACAACCCCTCCCCGCTGACCTCTTACCCAATCAGACGACGTCACTGGAAGGTGAAGCCCCACCACCTCCACCCCTGCCCCCTGGACTTACCAGCACCCCCTCCCAAAGAATTAACAAACCACTACAGGTGAGCACCACATCTGGgtctgtattcataaagcgtctcagacaatgagtactgatctaggatcagttataGCTTTTGGATCATAAGGAATAAGATTATATAGACAAAGGggaactgatcttagatcagtacTCCTATTCTCAGACACTTTATAAATACTGTTCCTGGACCATTGCCTTACAAACACTGACTGGTGTACCAGCTTGACCATAATACTGACCAGATGTTCAAACCAATGTGGTATAACATGGGTCAACATGAGCCTATGAGCCTAACGTTtcttttccctctcctcttctgccaTTGTGTTAGAACCTAGATGTACAGAAACACGCCACAGAGATCCTCAGGAACATGTTGGAACAGGGAGAGGCTGAGCTCCAGGTAACAGTCATAGGATGCACTCGTTTTCAGGGGTGCGCTCGGGCGGGGTCTGGTTTTTCCCGCCCTTGGAAAATTCCTTTGGGGCGGGGCCTTGCTGATCGTGACAATATAAACAAGGAAGTGAAAATtcgaagaaaaaaaataaaaaatctaatttaaGTCACAGGGTTTCAAGTCTCTGTTAAACGATTCCCAGAATCAGTAGAGAATTATTAGGAAATCTGTAATTCTCCGACCAAGATttttggaaaacctgggaatatGGAGAAATGTTGCAAACCCATACAATCAAACCCACTTAGAATGGACACTGATCTGGAATATAGACATACCTGTTCTATATGTTGCATTTCTAGCTGTAATGTTGTGGCCCACTGAATATGCAATGGTAAGGACACTGCTTATGAGAGTATCTATTTAGTTTGACCAATCATCATTGACCATTATCAGTGCCTCTGTTAATGTCACTCTGACCAATCCCGCAGGACTTGATGGAGGAGCTGTCACGGAACCCCTCCCCATCACTGGAGGAGCGAATCGAAAGTGCCAAGAGGCGCGCCCAACAAGTGCGGGTTAAAATCAAGCAAGATCTGGTGAGATGCCTGTGTGCATGACAACAGAACCCTAACAACGCTTAACTAGATCTCTCATTTCCCCACTAGATACTATATATTAGATTGTCATTACCTTAGTTTATAACGTCTTTGTTATTTCTATGTCTCTCAAGGATGGAACTCGCCCCGAAGCTGTGTCCAACTATGTAATAGCAGGAGATGGTTTGTATATGATTTGTTTGTCTATGATTCTCTGAGTTGTGTGCGTTTTTATGATACAAATGCActgatgtaaagtacttaagtaaaacaattaaaataaatcaagtactacttaagtagattttttgggtatctgtactttactatttatatttttgacaacttttacttcactacatttctaaagaaaataatgtacttttttactccatacattttccctgacacccataagaacttgttacattttgaatgcttagcaggacaggaaaatcgtgtaattcacgcacttatcaagagaacatccctggtcatccctccttcctctgatctggcggactcactaaacacaaatgctttgtttgtaaattatgtctaagtgttggagCCCATGCtatcagtaaaaaaaataattaaactcGAAAATTGTGCCCTCTGCTTTGTGTAATATAAGGAATGTTAAACGATttatactttaacttttgatacggaagtatatttttgcagttacatttattttttatatttaagtatattttaaaccaaatcattttactcaagtagtattttactgggtgacttttacttgagtcacttTCTATCAGGATCAGTGTCCAAGGtgtatttacttttactcaagtatgacaattgggtacttttcccaacACTACAAATGTATATAATTTCTCCATTTATCGGCAGCTCGGCTGTCGGTGGACTCAAGTGAAGGAGACTTTCAGGTAAGTAATGTTAGCACCAGATGCACCAgacctttatatatatatatatatatatatatatatatatatatatatatgagagagagtgtgtccttctcctcccccagacctGTGAGAGcccccactcctccccctccttcaggACCCCCCTACGCTGGAGACAGGGCTccgacacacacaccttctctgaCTCGGtgataccaacacacacacacacacacacactcttccactcacacacacgcattcTGATTCTGATTCAGTGAGAAGATTTGTACACATGCACTGCATATATACCCTCTAGTCTGAGTCAGTGATGTGAACAATGTCTcctacacaaatacacacacacgccaaaGGTTTTATTTTCCTAATCCTGACCTCTGTGACATGTCTCTTGGCAGGCTGGGAAGACTCAGATCATTGGCcccgaggaggaagaggacgacaGCTATGCACTCAATGAGGTGAGACCGTCtttatcagcaaacatcacttACCTCATCTACGTATCCTGCATCTCACATCTGTGGAACTatatgaatctctctctctctacgtctctctccctctctttccccttcctctctctttccctacttCAGATGGACGGTCCATTTCAGGACATAGAGCTTCTCAAGTCGCGACCGGCCCATATGATGGTGTTCATGAGATATGTCTTCAGCCAGCTACTGGATCCCAACTCACTGGTCAGTGTCTGACCCTAAGGACTGCTATTGACTGTTGTTCCACCTCTTACATGGGAACTTATCTGGTGTGTGTGTCGTCTCTCTACAACAGCTGTTCTACCTGTCGGTGGAGGCCTACCTGGGCTCCAGCCCTAAAGACGCCCGTGCCCTCGCGCCTCAGATCTGCTCCCACTTCCTGGACCCTGACGCTGTGCGTTTCTCATTGGTTTATTCAGTTAATTAATTCAGTGAATTAGTCTTAATCAATTAGACCGGACCATTTAATAATCTTGCAAGATTTTAAAGTATTCTTGTAGTAACGGTTGTAGTTACGGTtccttacattttttatttaattttcagCTGTTAAAAATCAGAGTACGAGAAGAGTACCTGACTGATATAGGTAAGATCCAACTCAACATACTAACGTTACTGTGATGGTTTTATTTtgagttaacctttatttaaccagccaagtcaattaagaacaaattcttatttgcaatgatggCCTGGCAAgaagcaaaaggcctcctgtggggacgggggttACAATAAAAAACAACAATGTAAGACAAAACggacaacacagacagaagaCTGGCAACAGCACAAATACAACAGCaaacaaactgtgtgtgtgtaggcatgtGTGTGAAGTAAAACATGTTTCCTCACAGAAGGCAACGCAAACTAGTGACATGGGGTGACAACTATAAACAGCTACATGTCTCAACAACCTGTTCATCTATTTGCCCTTTGACCTCCTCCAGGGACACCAGGTCATGGGGTTTTAGgttggctgggagggagggaattCCACGACCAGGGGGCTGAGTAATGAAATGACCTTTTTCCATGCTCTGTAAACATTTTTGGGACTGTTAGCATAAAACAAGATTAAGATCTGAGCTTGTTTTAATTTCGAGCTAGAAGAGAGGATAGATAAAATGAGCGGTGTTTGAGCCTGCGTGTTGCTAGTGATGTCCACCCGACAGCACTGTAGAGATTGGTGACAAAActaaggctgcatgatacacAGTCAAGAGCCTTCAGTATAGAGCTTGAGGATTGCACATGAACAGTATCACCATAGTCCAACACGGAGAGAAAAGCACAACTAATCAACTATTTTCTGGCGGCAAAGGAAAAACAAGCTCAACTTCTCATCCACCCAAACTCCCAGTTATTTGTACGTTTTGACATGCTCTATAGAATGTCCTTCCAAGGTACTAATTACATGTTTTTCAGAGTGTTTACTCTTGGGGaaataccatgcattttgttttacaggAATTCAGAACAAGCTTCAAATCTTCCAGATTCTGTTGAATGATGTTTTAAAGCCGTTTGAGCTTTGTCAAAAGCTGAAGGGAAATTGCTGCCACTTAATAAGTAAACAGTGTCACCTGCATAGAAATGTACACCTTTAGTCTCAATATGGCTCCCAATGTTGATGATCTAGATAATAAACCACAGGGGACCTAAAATGGATCCTTGAGGAACACCTAATTGCAGCTCTATGGTGTCAGATTTACAACCATCTGCCTTAACACACTGGGTTTGATTTGACTGGTAGTTTACAAACCCCTCCAGCGcatgaccagtaatggtagttgTGTAAAGTGGTCAGTCTTAACTCTGTCAGTACAGGGTTGTGATTCTAGTTCAGTCTGTAGTAAGTCTTACTGTGAGGTGTTGTGTCCTGTCCCAGAGAGTCGTCTCCATGCCCAGGAGGACATCAGGGGACCTCTGTCTGAGCTCCAACAGCAGGTGCTGCCTGACATTCAGGACCAAATACAGGACTACAGGTACAGTCTATGGGACAAGCTGAATCATCTGGAGGGGTGTCTGtgtttgacagtgtgtgtgtgtatatgaaacCCATTGGTGTGTGCATTGAGGCTTGTGCTAAATGCAGATAATGGCCgtgtgtatgttattgtgtttgttagagttgggcgatatggacaaaaacAGATTGTGATAAATTGCCTGACTGGATCGATTTAACTTTAGAACATTCATGTGCAACACAGGTTTTAAACGatcctttaaactactactagtttgatggttgtagccaTCAACTGTCCCATCAACAATCACCCATATTATCAAACctatttcatttcaaacttcacatttctctgtTATAGGCTACTTATCGTAATGAAAGGGAAggtggggatacctagtcagttgtacaactgaacacattcaactgaaatgtatcttctgcatttaacccaacccctctgaatcagaatggtgcgggggggggggctgccttaatcgacatccacgtcatcggcgcccggggaacagtgggttaactggcagAACGATGTAAttttgccttgtcagctcgggaacgATATCAGCATAATGCCTGCGACGAGTGGATCGGTCGGTTTGGATCATTTTCAGTTTATCGTCTCAGCTGTAGTTTGTGTGTATTGAAGGTTATGTGTGTGACCTTTGAACTTGTGTGGTatgacgtgtgtgtttgtgtaggaaCAAGCAGATGATGGGTCTGGGCTCTCTGTTTGGAGAGGGAGACCTGCAGCAGCTGGATGGAGACCCAGCCAAGGAGAAACAGGTGGTGGACAGACAGGTCACTGCTCTCTGGGAGATACTGTGAGTTGGAACGTTTAGCTATGAAACAACATGTTTATCCCATGTGACCttatcaggaaaaactctgggcccctATATATGCAATGCATTCTAAGGGAGATACAGTAAATAGGACTGCTAAGATGGCAACAAATAACAGACATTGTTACTTTTGTGCTTTGCTGCGATGGTTCAGTGTTAGCATAGCAAAACAGTAACTACGGTAGGACAGTGACTGAGCCAGCTGGCAGTAGAGGGAGCTCAACTAGCCTCAACATCTCACCGTACCAAAGGTCAGAGTGTGATCACTGATCACTCGGGAGGCTCTGCAGGTAACCTCGAGCCGCGGCGGCCCTACCCACATGATGTTTGTtacacacacctactcactccTATCACATGACTCACTGCTAGGTAGAAACAAAACAGGTCACCTTGTTTTTTATCagcaaggattttttttttttacaccttgtTCAACAGGACCGAGCCACTTTGGAACTAAGCCAGAGACCTTATTAAAAGAGAGGTTGTTGTTTTTGTGCAGAAGAGTGCGAGAGTGAAGAAGCTAACAGTTGTTTTTCTGTGTGTTGCAGCTCGAAGCACGAAGACGACAGAAGGTAATAAAAGTCGGAGCGTCTCATGTCTGTTGCTGGAACGTGATTGAATAATAATGCTTGTTTTTTTGTGTAAACGTACCCTTCTCCATTCTGTTATttatcttcctctctttctttgtctcttttCCGCGTTTCTTTCTCTTTCCCGTTACCTTTTTCACActcgctctcccccctctctcttaccctcactgcctctctctttccttccctctcccccctctctctcgccctcacactgcctctctctttccttccctctcccccctctctctcgccctcacactgcctctctctttccttccctctcccccctctctctcgccctcacactgcctctctctttccttccctctcccccctctctctttccttccctctcccccctctcactgcctctctctttccttccctctcccccctctctctcgccctcacactgcctctctctttccttccctctcccccctctctctcgccctcacactgcctctctctttccttccctctcccccctctatctcgcCCTCACactgcctctctctttccttccctctcccccccctctctcgccctcacactgcctctctctttccttccctctcccccctctctcgccctcacactgcctctctctttccttccctctcccccctctctctcgccctcacactgcctctctctttccttccctctccctcctcagtTCTCCTCTAGCCTCTGCGGTGCTGCTGTACCTCCGTCACTCAGGCATTAAGCTGAGGGACTCCAGGGTGTTTCCAGGACTCAGCACTGAGAAGGAGAAGTGGCTCGCCTTTTTCCCCAAGACCAAGAAGGTAGGAGCTGGGTCAAAGGTCGAATACTGTGTTCTGGGTCATATTCAGTAGgcacttgtccaataagaaacgtttGCTTGAATTTTTACTATGCAAAACAAAAAACGTTCTCAATGTCCAAGTTGTGCTTGAAATGATTGTTTTACATCACAGAGCTTTACTGTTGTTTACTTCTACAGCTGAGCAGTGCAAAgaaagagaaggatggagaggacaggaagagaaaCCCCATCCTGAAGTATATCGGCAAGCCCAGGAGCACCTCCCAGTCcagtaactacacacacacactgagacagacacacagacgggtacacacaaacacagacaaacacacacacattctgttttCATCGTAACAGTATGATTTAATTCCCGTTACCTCATCCTTCGTTTTGACCCTCGTTGATCAATTTTTCGTCTCATGTTTTCTTTTGCTTCACTTTGATTTCCCAGCGTTCCATGTCCCCTTGTCGCCCACTGAAGGTATGTCATTTATTATTTTGAATATCTTATTTTatcttcttttctttttttcagtGTTTTCTCAGCTTATTTTAAAACatgataatatataataataaatgcCATTTAGCAAACACTTTTTTTATCCAAAGAGACTTGATGTACTGTTATTGCTTTcactttggggttttaggctgggtatcagtAAAGCACTCTGTAACAACTGCTGATTTCTAAaatgggctttataaaatacatttgattcatttgatgttctgtgtgtgtgtaccctgtCTCGTCTCCTCTCAGTGCGTCCTGGCAGTGTGAGGAACATCATCCAGCAGTTTGAGAACCACCCAGAGATCCCCGGGGAGGAGGGGGACGAGGGAGACCTCCAGAGACTGTCCTCCAGCAGCCTGGGAGAGGACAGTATGGACAGGTATCAGAGAGAGCGGTGTGTCAGGTCTATTGTGCACAATTGTTTGTGTGTCAAGATTGTACATTTTTACttatgtgtttctctctctctcttttcctctctcgctgtctctttctcAGCCCTATGGTGTCGGTGCGTCTGGCTCGTAGTGAGTCTCTGAAGGCGCAAGGGGAGGGGCGTCGGCGGGGCGGGGCTTCAGGAGTGGAGACAGTCCCTCGTTCCCGTAGCGACGTGGACATGGAGGACTGTGGGGAGGAGATAGAGGGGCCGGGCCTGACACCCCTACACCACAGCGCCTCCTCCTCAGCCACCAGTAGCTCAGCACGgtgagactacacacacacacacacacacacacatatatgaaaccacacacattgcacaaactcacacacagacactgttTCGGAACACACTGTAGGATCCACATGCTCCTGATGGGGTGGTTGAGCAGCATCATTGTAGCACAGAATAAAGaaaacagaatagaaccagatcTGATTGGTTTTTCCTCCTCAGATCCTTGGAGAACCCCACGCCTCCATGCACCCCTCGGTCGTCTAGACGACAGTAAGTCATCACTACAACCTACTGAGGTCTTCAACTTTGATGGACCTGGAAGTATattaaaacatctctctctctctctgtgcttctgtgcgcgcgcgcgtgtgtgtgtgtaggtttgaGGAGTCCCCGGTGGCCCTGCTCCCTGATGCCCCAGCCCTAGAGGATGACGTGGTGGACAGTCATAACTGGCAGGAGACAGTGGCCCCTCAGGTCCTGGCTACTCTCTGTCCCCGAGAGGTGGACCGACAGGCCATCATCTACGGTAAACAAACACTGCTTGACCATTGGGTAGCAGCAGAGGAATGTGCAAGGATACATTCAGGCCTAGAGGAACACGTGAAAACTTTATGCATCTACAACTGGGCCTTTATCCTGTCTAAACATAGCCACTGTATATCTGACTGGAACTAACAACTTCTATTCTGTTATTTTCAGAAGTAAATATTATTAGATTGTTATATTTAcattcttctctctgtctcccccttcctctcacctctcccgccattcctccctccatcctctcccccccccctctctctcctcagagtTGTTGACGACAGAGGCGTCTCACCTGCGTACTCTCAGGGTCTTGGATCAGGTGTTTTTCCAGAAGATGAGGTGTGTTCTGAGCTCTGACGAGCTGGCCTGCATCTTCCCCAACCTGCCTCAGGTCTACCAACTACATGGtcagtgtgtgtgcttgtgtgttacTCAGTTCTGTCAATAGGTATTCAGGCAAATGTGAATCTAAAGATCTGATAAGATTGTGTTGCATTAAAGAGGTTCTCCGTTTGTGGTATCGCTGTGTAAATATAATATGTTTTAATGGCTTTAGGTGCTGCATGGTAGAGAAGCACTGTTTTAGCGTTGCCTTTGATTTGGTAGTCAGTCTCATTGACGTTAAGCTCAATGTTATTGTGTTTGATCAACGTTGCTTCAATGCTTTTGTTTGATCAACGTTGTTCCACCGTTGTTATTGCGTTGCAGTGAGCCTGTGTGAAGCCATGAAAAAGAAAAGGGAATCTCCCATCGTTCAGGGCATCGGTGACATCATGCTGGCCAGGGTGAGTTGAACTAGCTAATCACGTCAtcccggtcccgtgtggctcagttggtacagCATGGTGCTTggaacgccagggttgtgggttctattcccagggggaccagtatgaaaatgtatgaacccactactgtaagtcgttctggataagagtgtctgctaaatgactccctcagtctttgttttactatcccttcaaatcaaatgttattggtcgcatattTACATATTTAGCAGTGTTAGCATGTTCATCAGTGAGATGGAGTGTTACGTTGTTAGCGGTCAGTTTGAGGGCTCAGCTGTTGATAACACCTGTCCAATAGTTTTCAATCATATGCTTattgagtgaacaaaacattaggaacaccttcctaatattgagttgtacccccctTTGCTCTCAACAGCCTCAATTggtcgggcatggactctacaaggtgttaaaagcgttccacagggatgctggcccatgttgactccaatgcttcctacagttgtgtcaaggtgGCTTGATgtactttgggtggtggaccattcttgatacacacgggaaactgttgagtgaaaaacccagcaacgttgcagttcttgacacaaactggtgcgcctggcacctactaccataccccgttcaaaggcacttaaatattttgtcttgcccattcaccctttgaatggcacacatacacaatccatgtatactggagcctcagaatggaatgagttgcctctgcctataaaaacaacatcctctctgggcagctttaaaaataaagtaaaatctgtttgatgtcttctgtgcccatatgaataacccctatgatgtaactggaatgacgagatagatgttcttcttctctgtttttgtttaattatttcactgccatactgtgttcgatcttgtctagccatcttatctcaagaggaccacaatggaaataagtcccagactttattgtgtgttatcctcgatgattttattcatgtgtatgtatggctttttcaagttttatgtgtgcttgttttttttttaaatggtcaaattaataaactaaactaaaatccatgtctcaattgtcaaaaaggcttaaaaatccttctttaacctatctCCCCTTCATttatactgattgaagtgaatttaacaagtgacttcaataagggatcatagatttcacctggtcagtctgtcatggacagagcaggtgtccttaatgttttgtacacacagtgtatattgtgttgtgttttgaCTGGGATATcggtgtgtacctgtgtgttagTTTGAGGGCGTGGCGGGGGAGGAGTTTCAGGAGCAGGCGTCCCACCTGTGCAGCCAGCAGTCTCAGGCTCTGGAACTCATTAAGAACAAGCAGCGCAAAGACCCTCGCTTCACACACATCATCCAGGTAACACACACGCATCACCCAGGTAACACACATACATGCAGTCACAATGGCTTTTCCGCTAATTGATTTGATTGTTTGATGTATTGTCAGGAGTGTGAGGCCAGTCCTCACTGTAGGAGGCTGCAGCTGAAGGACCTGCTGGTGTCTGAGACACAGAGACTCACCAAGTACCCTCTGTTACTGGACAACATCATCAAACACACAGAGGGTACGTAGGATCTATCATCCGCCtccatatctctctttctctctctcttatttatATAGAGAATCTCTCACACTCATACTCACCAAGTACCCTCTGTTACTGGACAACATCATCAAACACACAGAGGGTACGTAGGATCCATCATCCGCCtccatatctctctttctctctctcttatttatATAGAGAATCTCTCACACTCATTCTCACCAAGTACCCTCTGTtactggacatcacacacactgatAGTCTGACAGTTTAGCACCAGTGGTCTTCATTAAGTTACTGTTAGATGATATGCTAGTCTTAGTAGTTAGGTGATATGTTAGTCTTAGTAGTTAGGTGATATGTTAGTCTTAGTAGTTAGGTGATATGTTAGTCTTAGTAGTTAGGTGATATGTTAGTCTTAGTAGTTAGGTGATATGTTAGTCTTAGTAGTTGGGTGATATGCTAGTCTTAGTAGTTAGGTGATATGTTAGTCTTAGTAGTTAGGTGATATGTTAGTCTTAGTAGTTAGGTGATATGTTAGTCTTAGTAGTTGGGTGACATGTTAGTCTTAGTAGTTAGGTGATATGTTAGTCTTAGTAGTTAGGTGATATGTTAGTCTTAGTAGTTAGGTGACATGTTAGTCTTAGTAGTTGGGTGATATGTTAGTCTTAGTAGTTAGGTGACATGTTAGTCTTAGTAGTTAGGTGATATGTTAGTCTTAGTAGTTAGGTGACATGTTAGTCTTAGTAGTTAGGTGATATGTTAGTCTTAGTAGTTAGGTGACATGTTAGTCTTAGTAGTTAGGTGATATGCTAGTCTTAGTATGGATTGTCTTAGTATTTGGAactccggagttccaaattaagcagcagcagctgaaaagatgagctcctacaaatattgaaatttaaatgtttttttagagtaaagtacatcgaaaaaaatctaaagaaaactgcaaactgaataggagaccaaacaagcagcaaacaaagaagaaaggcttttgaaaaagtaacaatttttcataaaattataccgttttcttagctagctaagttgtttacctgttgctaggcagttgctagggacattcctgaaagaagctagctagctaacaaggagtgtctagttggcagaagagaagaagggacaaagtgggacaaaataaggacagaaaaaaagggaaaggggacattaaggtgaagcagtcctctaaagacacaaaagacaataatacaagaaacaacacttctattgcctctccctttacgatacgcacttccggtttggtttggagcgagtagttgcattccgctttgctccacaggtagtattacaggtagtattacatttcatttcattacagtacaacagtttgatttgtttgatcttagctggctacatagccgtctttgtatccaagataattgtgtagtctagagtaattgtcgaggttacctagccagttagaggttacctagccagctacactttcaaacaaagtcaacaacgcagccactgc
The DNA window shown above is from Salvelinus alpinus chromosome 31, SLU_Salpinus.1, whole genome shotgun sequence and carries:
- the LOC139561788 gene encoding rho guanine nucleotide exchange factor 11-like isoform X1, producing the protein MSLRTPTSTLDSPFAAWLSSLTIGDSERNTSSGQQREPPADIPPENTGPGLVQRCVVVQKDQLGFGFTVCGERIKLVQNVRPGGAAVKAGVHEGDRIIKVNGSLVSSMSHQEVVKLIKSGPYVALTLQGPPPSAAALVLQPLPADLLPNQTTSLEGEAPPPPPLPPGLTSTPSQRINKPLQNLDVQKHATEILRNMLEQGEAELQDLMEELSRNPSPSLEERIESAKRRAQQVRVKIKQDLDGTRPEAVSNYVIAGDARLSVDSSEGDFQTCESPHSSPSFRTPLRWRQGSDTHTFSDSAGKTQIIGPEEEEDDSYALNEMDGPFQDIELLKSRPAHMMVFMRYVFSQLLDPNSLLFYLSVEAYLGSSPKDARALAPQICSHFLDPDALLKIRVREEYLTDIESRLHAQEDIRGPLSELQQQVLPDIQDQIQDYRNKQMMGLGSLFGEGDLQQLDGDPAKEKQVVDRQVTALWEILSKHEDDRSSPLASAVLLYLRHSGIKLRDSRVFPGLSTEKEKWLAFFPKTKKLSSAKKEKDGEDRKRNPILKYIGKPRSTSQSTFHVPLSPTEVRPGSVRNIIQQFENHPEIPGEEGDEGDLQRLSSSSLGEDSMDSPMVSVRLARSESLKAQGEGRRRGGASGVETVPRSRSDVDMEDCGEEIEGPGLTPLHHSASSSATSSSARSLENPTPPCTPRSSRRQFEESPVALLPDAPALEDDVVDSHNWQETVAPQVLATLCPREVDRQAIIYELLTTEASHLRTLRVLDQVFFQKMRCVLSSDELACIFPNLPQVYQLHVSLCEAMKKKRESPIVQGIGDIMLARFEGVAGEEFQEQASHLCSQQSQALELIKNKQRKDPRFTHIIQECEASPHCRRLQLKDLLVSETQRLTKYPLLLDNIIKHTEAGSTDLPPLQRAQACCRGILQAVNEVVRETEHRQRLNQYQRRLDPTPQFKSLDLTSKTMIHEGPLTWKVNKDKTLEIQALLLSDLLVLLQRGPDDRLLLRCPSRWLGGGGGGSGDTKASFSPVVQLDSLLVRSVATDNKALYIISTTERKIYELVAGTSSEKNTWKDQLEKTISLVAGSSPSTNNRSTPVFSPNLGNASPVSTGSHVYQSDDSMTEQVVLMETDSPNDEDNELARTTPTDQSGAFLCGEGRDYVKRRIGVAEAALEDVETLRQLIFRDLEEDGWSHGSDGTPTNEAANESSLFNDQQRPTSSETLLSVSSSQWEAEHAEAPPSEVESPSVHVVRKAVVAGSPSIPVDITEDVTLHSDQSPEPRGEASVRGNVFYLVMPTEQGEGLLDESHTDEVNDPPTTTELPDLEQEVISSPVQTHEKEGQVASIMSAGNQSERGNLSLQEGQSQSRKSLQSHIIKNVDYIFHTIEELMRKLHQLRDIETAHHQLLKTLREPPVNPESGDLFCIQATVVRTPFLDRDPGDGKEASPAEPAKLKILSTGF